One genomic region from Candidatus Methylomirabilota bacterium encodes:
- the truB gene encoding tRNA pseudouridine(55) synthase TruB: protein MTESAPRSGVLVVDKAAGITSFDVVALVRRRLRPRRVGHAGTLDPGAVGVLPVLIGEATKLMPYLQDMDKEYLATLRFGVRTDTLDLDGRVIATSPVPPLDRDVLIRITRAFVGRIKQVPPMYSALHHEGRRLYELARRGLEVVRAPREVMVHAITVEEVVPPTAMLRIVCGKGTYVRTLAADLGEAVGCGAAIERLVRSRVGPFGLGEAVASSEISGAVADALWRRVLPPEATLAGWPVIRLDAPAALRFLQGQAAEVMPPLGRSGRFVAVHAAEGGFFGVGELMADGGRVRPARILHADRPGPRVLPA, encoded by the coding sequence ATGACCGAGAGCGCCCCCCGCTCCGGCGTGCTGGTGGTGGACAAGGCCGCCGGCATAACATCCTTCGACGTGGTCGCGCTGGTGCGCCGCCGGCTGCGGCCCCGGCGGGTGGGTCATGCCGGCACCCTGGATCCCGGCGCCGTCGGCGTCCTGCCCGTCCTCATCGGCGAGGCCACCAAGCTCATGCCCTACCTGCAAGATATGGACAAGGAGTACCTCGCCACACTGCGCTTCGGGGTCCGGACCGACACCCTCGATCTCGACGGGCGTGTGATCGCGACCTCACCGGTGCCGCCGCTGGACCGCGACGTCCTGATCCGGATCACGCGCGCCTTCGTCGGCCGGATCAAGCAGGTGCCGCCGATGTACTCGGCGCTCCACCACGAGGGGCGGCGCCTCTACGAGCTGGCGCGGCGGGGCCTCGAGGTGGTGCGGGCCCCGCGCGAGGTGATGGTCCATGCCATCACGGTCGAGGAAGTGGTCCCCCCGACGGCGATGCTGAGGATCGTCTGCGGCAAGGGCACCTACGTCCGGACCCTCGCCGCGGACCTGGGGGAGGCGGTCGGCTGTGGCGCCGCCATCGAGCGCCTGGTGCGCAGTCGGGTCGGCCCCTTCGGGCTGGGCGAGGCCGTCGCATCCTCGGAGATCAGCGGGGCCGTAGCGGACGCCCTGTGGCGGCGGGTCCTGCCGCCGGAGGCGACCCTGGCTGGCTGGCCGGTGATCCGCCTCGACGCGCCAGCCGCGTTGCGCTTTCTTCAGGGGCAGGCGGCGGAGGTGATGCCGCCCCTCGGTCGGAGCGGACGATTCGTGGCCGTGCACGCGGCCGAGGGCGGGTTCTTTGGGGTCGGGGAGCTGATGGCCGACGGCGGCCGCGTCAGGCCCGCGCGGATTCTGCATGCGGATCGTCCGGGGCCTCGAGTCCTACCCGCCTGA
- a CDS encoding bifunctional oligoribonuclease/PAP phosphatase NrnA, which yields MTVTNEVLAAFKRPQRALMLGHVHPDADVLGTLLALGLALGNRGWTVRWGGPHPAPPMLAFLPGIDRYARLERVEGPLDVAVLTDCPNPERTEGLLDQARRTGAAIVNIDHHHDNRGYGDVNWIEPGAAATGEMIYELLLALGAPITPAIATNLFTAIHMDTGSFRYSNVTPTTFRIAGALVAAGADPAFVSGQLYERRSVEALRWLGQALARIEVSPDGRVGWLALPAGAVPEMIIESEDLVTYPRSVESVRVACLLRERDGAVKVSLRGKGDVDVSRIAARFGGGGHPNAAGCTVQGPLERVTRDVLTAIRAALEAR from the coding sequence GTGACCGTCACCAATGAAGTCCTGGCCGCCTTCAAGCGTCCGCAGCGCGCGCTCATGCTGGGCCACGTCCACCCCGACGCCGACGTTCTCGGCACGTTGCTCGCGCTCGGCCTGGCGCTGGGCAATCGCGGCTGGACGGTGAGGTGGGGCGGGCCTCACCCCGCGCCGCCGATGCTGGCCTTCCTGCCCGGCATCGACCGGTACGCGCGCCTGGAGCGCGTGGAGGGGCCGCTCGACGTGGCCGTGCTGACCGACTGCCCCAACCCCGAGCGCACCGAGGGTCTTCTCGACCAGGCGCGGCGGACGGGAGCGGCGATCGTCAACATCGACCACCACCACGACAACCGCGGCTACGGCGACGTGAACTGGATCGAGCCGGGGGCGGCGGCGACGGGCGAGATGATCTACGAGCTGCTGCTGGCGCTGGGCGCCCCGATCACACCGGCCATCGCCACGAACCTCTTCACTGCGATCCACATGGACACGGGGTCGTTCCGCTACTCCAACGTGACGCCCACGACCTTCCGCATCGCGGGCGCGCTGGTGGCGGCGGGCGCCGACCCCGCGTTCGTCTCGGGCCAGCTCTATGAGCGACGGTCCGTGGAGGCGCTCCGGTGGCTGGGCCAGGCCCTCGCCCGCATCGAGGTGAGCCCCGACGGGCGCGTGGGGTGGCTGGCGCTGCCGGCGGGCGCGGTCCCGGAGATGATCATCGAGTCCGAAGATCTCGTGACCTATCCGCGCTCCGTCGAGTCGGTGCGGGTGGCCTGCCTGCTGCGCGAGCGGGACGGAGCGGTGAAGGTGAGCCTGCGCGGCAAGGGCGACGTCGACGTGAGCCGCATCGCGGCGCGGTTCGGCGGAGGAGGACACCCCAACGCCGCGGGGTGCACCGTGCAGGGACCGCTCGAGCGGGTCACGCGCGACGTGCTGACGGCCATTCGCGCCGCGCTCGAGGCGCGATGA
- the rbfA gene encoding 30S ribosome-binding factor RbfA has protein sequence MQGKRLDRVNQLIREEISLLLQRELKDPRLGFVTITEVETTKDLRSAKVFVSVLGDDPQWASSLAALVHARGFIRNWLREHLELRVTPELDFRADRSLEHAARIQQLLKQLSGER, from the coding sequence ATGCAGGGCAAGCGGCTCGATCGCGTGAACCAGCTGATCCGCGAGGAGATTTCACTGCTGCTCCAGCGCGAGCTCAAGGATCCCCGCCTGGGCTTCGTGACCATCACCGAGGTGGAGACGACCAAGGACCTCCGGTCGGCGAAGGTTTTCGTCTCGGTTCTCGGCGATGACCCGCAGTGGGCCTCGTCGCTGGCGGCGCTCGTCCACGCCCGGGGGTTCATCCGCAACTGGCTGCGGGAGCATCTCGAGCTGCGCGTCACGCCCGAGCTCGACTTCCGGGCGGACCGGTCGCTGGAGCACGCGGCGCGCATCCAGCAGCTGCTCAAGCAGCTCTCCGGCGAGCGCTGA
- a CDS encoding DUF503 domain-containing protein: MSRARVAVGTIELHLSGVDSLKGKRHVLKGLKERVRARFEVAVAEVDHHDIWQRATLAVACVSHDSRHANEVVSKAMDFIEASIDGSVIDTSVEIL, from the coding sequence GTGTCCCGAGCGCGCGTCGCTGTCGGCACGATTGAGCTGCACCTTTCAGGCGTCGATTCGCTGAAGGGCAAGCGACACGTTCTCAAAGGGCTGAAGGAGCGTGTCCGCGCCCGGTTCGAGGTGGCGGTCGCCGAGGTCGACCATCACGACATCTGGCAGCGGGCCACGCTCGCCGTCGCGTGCGTCTCGCACGACTCCCGCCACGCCAACGAGGTCGTATCCAAGGCCATGGACTTCATCGAAGCCAGTATCGACGGCTCCGTCATCGACACGAGCGTGGAGATACTCTGA
- the infB gene encoding translation initiation factor IF-2 — MAAAKIKVIELAKELGVTSKDLMLAAEEMGKKGVRAMTPLDTTLANALRLKLGKGRELPEETKPQRPSRPRTLKPAAEEGEAAKPAARPRKAKVQPSEEAPAPVELRPAATIVKPKPVEKPAEAPAEALEPLRPVAEAIPEPKPAIAPPPEPVLPAPPKPLVGSPASTPAAPAKKPEPRIVPFRPIERPAPPPPSRPAQRHPAPPFAQPRITPAPPRPAPPRELRRVEPAAPAAAAGTASVEVAPPKPASVATIEAPPEPLADVKRELVRVPESVTVAELAEKMRRKSGEVIKALLELGVMATVNELLDPTAAKLVADKFGFDVEVRSVEGDILEEDEVDPSQLVLRPPVVTVMGHVDHGKTSLLDAVRKSKVAEKEFGGITQHIGAYQVMTSHGKVTFLDTPGHEAFTAMRARGAQATDIVILVVAADDGVMPQTIEAINHARAANVPIIVALNKIDKPEADPDRVKRELSNHDLVPEEWGGQTIFVNTSAKKGTGIDHLLEMTALQAEILELKANPNRAAKGVIIEGRLDRGRGPVATALVQNGTLKEGDAVVLGSHSGRIRALIDPSGRKVKSAGPSDPVEILGLSGVPSAGDVLVAVSDERKARQIAQMRLEREKAKVKTAERITLEGLHRQIESGEIKELRLVLKADVQGSVEALTESLERLSTEEVKLKVIHASVGAINESDVMLASASNAIVIGFNVKAEPKAASQAQANGVDVRYYNVIYEVINDVRAALAGLLAPEIRETTLGRAQVRQIFVISKLGPIAGSHVQEGKIVRNAKVRVRRGDTVVGEGTVTSLKRFKEDVREVAAGLECGIGVDAVKGIQPGDILEVYATEEIARTL; from the coding sequence GTGGCAGCGGCAAAGATAAAGGTCATCGAGTTGGCGAAGGAGCTCGGCGTGACCAGCAAGGATTTGATGCTGGCAGCCGAAGAGATGGGCAAGAAGGGCGTCCGCGCCATGACCCCTCTCGACACGACGCTTGCTAACGCGCTGAGGCTCAAGCTCGGCAAAGGGCGGGAGCTTCCGGAAGAGACGAAGCCGCAGCGCCCCTCGCGGCCCCGGACGCTCAAGCCCGCGGCCGAGGAGGGAGAGGCGGCGAAGCCCGCCGCGCGCCCGCGGAAGGCGAAGGTTCAGCCGTCCGAAGAGGCGCCGGCGCCCGTCGAGCTCCGCCCGGCGGCGACGATCGTCAAGCCGAAGCCGGTCGAGAAGCCGGCGGAGGCGCCGGCCGAAGCGCTGGAGCCGCTCAGGCCCGTGGCGGAGGCGATCCCCGAACCCAAGCCCGCTATCGCGCCGCCACCGGAGCCGGTGCTGCCCGCGCCGCCCAAGCCGCTCGTGGGGAGCCCCGCCTCGACACCGGCCGCCCCCGCGAAAAAGCCCGAGCCCAGGATCGTCCCGTTCCGACCGATCGAGCGGCCAGCGCCGCCGCCTCCGTCGCGTCCGGCGCAGCGTCATCCCGCGCCTCCCTTCGCGCAGCCTCGTATCACGCCGGCGCCGCCGCGACCGGCACCTCCGCGCGAGCTTCGCCGCGTCGAGCCGGCAGCCCCGGCCGCTGCCGCCGGGACGGCGTCGGTCGAGGTCGCGCCGCCCAAGCCGGCTTCTGTCGCGACCATCGAAGCGCCGCCCGAGCCCCTGGCCGACGTCAAGCGCGAGCTGGTCCGGGTGCCGGAGTCGGTCACGGTCGCGGAGCTGGCCGAAAAGATGCGCCGCAAGTCCGGCGAGGTGATCAAGGCGCTCCTCGAGCTGGGCGTGATGGCGACGGTGAACGAGCTGCTGGACCCCACCGCGGCCAAGCTGGTCGCCGACAAGTTCGGCTTCGACGTCGAGGTCCGATCGGTGGAAGGCGACATCCTCGAAGAGGACGAGGTCGATCCTTCGCAGCTCGTGCTCCGGCCCCCGGTAGTAACCGTCATGGGCCACGTCGACCACGGCAAGACCTCGCTCCTGGACGCGGTCAGGAAGTCGAAGGTCGCCGAGAAGGAGTTCGGCGGGATCACCCAGCACATCGGCGCCTATCAAGTCATGACGTCGCACGGCAAAGTGACGTTCCTCGATACCCCCGGGCACGAAGCTTTCACGGCCATGCGCGCGCGCGGCGCCCAGGCCACGGACATCGTGATCCTGGTGGTGGCGGCCGACGACGGCGTGATGCCCCAGACGATCGAGGCGATCAATCACGCGCGGGCGGCGAACGTGCCCATCATCGTCGCCCTCAACAAGATCGACAAGCCGGAGGCGGACCCGGACCGGGTCAAGCGCGAGCTCAGCAACCACGACCTGGTGCCCGAGGAGTGGGGCGGGCAGACCATCTTCGTCAACACGTCGGCGAAGAAGGGCACCGGCATCGACCATCTCCTGGAGATGACGGCGCTCCAGGCCGAGATCCTCGAGCTCAAGGCCAACCCCAACCGCGCGGCCAAAGGCGTCATCATCGAGGGTCGGCTGGACCGCGGGCGCGGCCCGGTGGCCACCGCGCTGGTGCAGAATGGCACGCTCAAGGAAGGCGACGCCGTCGTCCTGGGCTCGCACTCCGGCCGCATCCGCGCGCTGATCGACCCGAGCGGGCGGAAGGTCAAATCGGCGGGGCCGTCGGATCCCGTTGAGATCCTCGGACTCTCGGGCGTGCCGTCGGCCGGCGACGTGCTCGTCGCCGTGTCGGACGAGCGCAAGGCGCGCCAGATCGCGCAGATGCGGCTCGAGCGGGAGAAGGCCAAGGTCAAGACCGCGGAGCGCATCACGCTCGAGGGGCTGCACCGGCAGATCGAGAGCGGCGAGATCAAGGAACTGCGGCTCGTGCTCAAGGCCGACGTCCAGGGCTCGGTGGAGGCGCTGACGGAATCGCTGGAGCGGCTCTCGACGGAGGAGGTCAAGCTGAAGGTCATCCACGCCTCGGTGGGCGCCATCAACGAGAGCGACGTGATGCTCGCCTCGGCCTCGAACGCCATCGTCATCGGCTTCAACGTCAAGGCGGAGCCGAAGGCGGCCAGCCAGGCCCAGGCCAACGGCGTGGACGTACGCTACTACAACGTCATCTACGAGGTGATCAACGACGTCAGGGCCGCGCTGGCCGGCCTGCTGGCGCCCGAGATCCGGGAGACGACGCTGGGCCGGGCCCAGGTGCGCCAGATCTTCGTCATCTCCAAGCTGGGGCCCATCGCCGGGAGCCACGTCCAGGAAGGCAAGATCGTGCGGAACGCCAAGGTCCGGGTGCGGCGGGGCGACACGGTCGTGGGTGAAGGCACGGTCACCTCGCTCAAGCGCTTCAAGGAGGACGTCCGCGAGGTGGCGGCGGGCCTCGAGTGCGGCATCGGCGTGGATGCGGTGAAGGGGATCCAGCCCGGGGACATCCTGGAGGTCTACGCCACCGAGGAAATCGCGCGCACGTTGTGA